A single region of the Malus sylvestris chromosome 8, drMalSylv7.2, whole genome shotgun sequence genome encodes:
- the LOC126631670 gene encoding protein unc-13 homolog: MYNYSPILGLHLSLPSSVSSSMAHLFRDLSSLGQSKRGTTAATTTTAIPLTIPDKPIATMGTDLPSPLGQLSAQLSDSDLRLTAYEIFVAACRTSTGKALTFTPSAADSPIQHANSPNGSPALQRSLTYTAASKMKKALGLKSPGSGSKKSPGSAGSGAGSGPGKPKRAMTVGELMRIQMGISEATDSRVRRALLRISASQVGRRIESVVVPLELLQQLKSSDFTDQQEYDAWQKRTLKILEAGLLLHPHVPLDKSNNAAQRLRQIINGALDRPFETGRNNETLQVLRNAVTALASRSSDGLYDTSHWADGLPLNLRLYERLLEACFDLHDETSIIEEVDELMEHIKKTWSILGMNQMLHNLCFTWVLFHRFVATGQVELDLLYAADSQLAEVAKDAKATKDSEFCKILSSTLTSILGWAEKRLLAYHDTFDNSNIDTMQAIVSLGVVAAKILVEDISNEYRRRRKNEVDVARSRIDTYIRSSLRTAFAQRMEKADSSRRASRHQPKPLPVLAILAKDVGELAVKEKEVFSPILKRWHPFAAGVAVATLHACYANEIKQFISGIVELTPDAVQVLTAADKLEKDLVLIAVLDSVDSDDGGKAIIREMPPYEAETAIANLVKVWIKTRVDRLKEWIDRNLEQEVWNPQVNEDGYAPSAVEVLRIFDETLEAFFQLPIPMHPALLPDLMTGLDRCLQYYVTKAKSGCGSRNTFVPTIPALTRCNIGSKFQGFGKKKEKSPVPQKRNSQVATLNGDNSFGIPQMCVCINTLQRIRSELEVLEKRIITHLRNSKSANEEDFSNGLGKKFELTPAACVEAIQQLCEAVAYKMIFHDLSHVLWDGLYVGEPSSCRIDAFLDELEKNLLIISNTVHERVRTRIITDIMRASFDGFLLVLLAGGPSRAFSRQDSQIIEDDFKALKDLFWANGDGLPSELIDKFSTTVRGVLPLFKTDTESLVERFRRVTLESYGSSARSRLPLPPTSGQWNPTEPNTLLRVLCYRNDEAATKFLKKTYNLPKKL; this comes from the exons ATGTACAACTACAGTCCAATACTTGGActtcatctctctcttccttcctctGTATCTTCTTCAATGGCTCACCTCTTCAGAGACCTCTCTTCACTGGGCCAATCTAAGAGGGGGACCACTGCCGCCACCACAACTACCGCCATACCACTCACCATACCCGACAAACCCATTGCCACAATGGGCACCGATCTCCCATCTCCTCTCGGCCAGCTCTCGGCCCAACTCAGCGACTCGGACCTCCGACTCACCGCCTACGAGATCTTCGTCGCCGCCTGTCGCACATCTACTGGAAAGGCCTTGACTTTCACACCCTCCGCCGCTGACTCGCCAATCCAGCACGCCAATTCTCCCAACGGCTCGCCCGCGCTGCAGAGATCGCTCACTTACACTGCTGCCAGCAagatgaagaaggctttgggtCTCAAATCACCGGGCTCCGGCTCCAAGAAGAGTCCTGGGTCGGCCGGGTCCGGGGCCGGGTCGGGTCCCGGGAAGCCCAAAAGGGCTATGACGGTGGGTGAGCTGATGAGGATCCAAATGGGGATTTCTGAGGCTACTGACTCCAGAGTCCGGAGAGCTCTGCTTAGGATTTCTGCTTCACAG GTTGGAAGGCGAATTGAGTCAGTGGTGGTCCCACTGGAACTGCTACAGCAGCTCAAGTCCTCTGATTTCACTGACCAACAAGAATACGATGCATGGCAAAAAAGAACCCTCAAAATTCTTGAGGCCGGTCTCCTCTTGCATCCCCATGTGCCACTAGACAAGTCGAATAATGCTGCACAGAGGTTGCGCCAAATTATTAACGGGGCATTGGACAGGCCCTTTGAAACCGGTAGAAATAATGAGACTTTGCAGGTTCTTCGTAATGCTGTTACTGCTCTTGCGTCCAGGTCATCCGATGGTCTCTATGATACATCACATTGGGCAGATGGGTTACCATTGAATCTCCGGCTTTATGAGAGGCTTCTAGAAGCCTGCTTTGATCTTCACGACGAAACATCTATAATAGAGGAAGTTGACGAGCTAATGGAGCATATTAAGAAGACCTGGTCAATCCTTGGAATGAATCAGATGCTCCATAACCTTTGCTTTACTTGGGTTTTATTTCACCGTTTTGTTGCAACTGGTCAAGTAGAATTGGACCTATTGTACGCTGCTGATAGTCAGCTAGCTGAAGTTGCTAAAGATGCAAAGGCAACAAAGGATTCCGAGTTCTGCAAGATCTTGAGTTCGACATTGACTTCAATATTGGGTTGGGCAGAGAAGAGACTCCTTGCGTATCATGACACTTTTGATAACAGTAACATTGACACCATGCAGGCAATTGTTTCTCTGGGTGTAGTAGCAGCTAAGATTTTAGTTGAAGATATATCGAATGAGTACCGCAGGAGGAGAAAAAATGAAGTTGATGTTGCTCGTAGCAGGATAGACACTTATATCAGATCATCATTACGCACTGCTTTTGCTCAG AGAATGGAAAAGGCGGACTCAAGCAGGAGAGCATCAAGACACCAGCCTAAACCCCTTCCTGTTCTGGCCATCCTTGCAAAGGACGTTGGTGAGCTGGCAGTTAAGGAGAAAGAGGTGTTCAGTCCAATACTGAAGAGATGGCATCCTTTTGCGGCCGGGGTAGCTGTGGCAACCCTTCATGCATGCTATGCGAATGAGATTAAACAATTCATATCGGGTATAGTAGAGTTGACACCAGATGCTGTACAAGTTTTGACAGCTGCAGATAAGCTGGAGAAAGATCTTGTGCTGATAGCAGTTTTAGATTCCGTAGATAGTGATGACGGTGGCAAGGCAATAATTCGTGAGATGCCTCCTTACGAGGCTGAAACTGCAATTGCAAATCTGGTGAAAGTGTGGATTAAGACAAGAGTGGATAGACTGAAAGAATGGATTGATAGGAATCTAGAACAAGAG GTATGGAACCCACAAGTAAACGAAGACGGATATGCTCCATCTGCTGTTGAAGTTTTGCGAATCTTTGATGAAACTCTGGAAGCATTCTTTCAGCTGCCAATACCAATGCATCCTGCATTGCTTCCGGACTTGATGACCGGCCTTGATAGATGTCTTCAATACTACGTAACCAAGGCAAAATCTGGATGTG GATCTCGCAATACGTTTGTTCCCACTATTCCAGCATTGACCAGATGTAACATTGGATCAAAGTTCCAAGGATTTggcaaaaagaaggaaaaatcaCCAGTTCCTCAGAAGAGGAACTCTCAGGTTGCAACACTCAATGGGGATAACTCCTTTGGGATACCAcagatgtgtgtttgtataaACACACTGCAAAGAATCCGGAGTGAGTTGGAGGTTTTGGAGAAACGGATTATTACTCATCTCAGAAATTCAAAATCTGCTAATGAAGAAGACTTCTCGAATGGACTGGGGAAAAAGTTTGAACTCACACCTGCAGCTTGTGTGGAAGCAATCCAACAGCTTTGTGAGGCAGTGGCTTATAAAATGATCTTCCATGACTTAAGTCATGTTCTGTGGGATGGTTTGTACGTTGGGGAACCATCCTCTTGTAGGATAGACGCTTTTCTTGACGAGCTGGAGAAGAATTTACTCATCATATCTAACACTGTGCACGAAAGAGTTCGAACGCGGATTATTACTGACATAATGAGAGCGTCATTTGATGGATTCTTACTGGTTTTGCTTGCTGGAGGCCCCTCTCGTGCATTCTCTCGGCAGGATTCCCAAATAATAGAGGATGATTTCAAAGCCCTCAAAGATCTATTCTGGGCCAATGGGGATGGCTTGCCTTCTGAATTAATAGACAAGTTTTCAACAACAGTGAGAGGTGTGCTTCCTCTTTTCAAAACCGATACTGAGAGTCTTGTTGAACGGTTTAGACGTGTGACCTTGGAGTCATATGGCTCGTCCGCCAGGTCCAGACTCCCGTTGCCCCCAACTTCCGGGCAGTGGAACCCAACTGAACCAAACACGCTCCTCCGGGTGTTGTGCTACAGAAATGATGAAGCTGCTACCAAGTTTCTTAAGAAGACTTATAATCTGCCCAAGAAACTGTAA